A window from Drosophila yakuba strain Tai18E2 chromosome 3L, Prin_Dyak_Tai18E2_2.1, whole genome shotgun sequence encodes these proteins:
- the LOC6532561 gene encoding uncharacterized protein LOC6532561: MLDNLVEFASYWWFRYLMVTELYMVEKWERITIHVIFMVLFCVFWYFNYSVLLSLAGLISPTSASMADIIPGVQGQGLKVT, encoded by the exons ATGCTTGACAACCTCGTGGAATTCGCCAGTTACTGGTGGTTTCGATACCTCATG GTCACCGAGCTGTACATGGTGGAAAAGTGGGAGCGGATAACGATAC ACGTCATTTTCATGGTGCTCTTCTGCGTTTTCTGGTACTTCAACTACTCCGTGCTGCTCTCCCTGGCCGGATTAATTAGCCCTACCAGTGCCTCAATGGCGGATATTATTCCGGGAGTTCAAGGACAGGGCCTCAAGGTCACCTAA
- the LOC6532562 gene encoding uncharacterized protein LOC6532562: MSTFVVKLLQRCPLSHSQIDVKPFIYVRSKWMDDDVEFDFLSTSDNQNYRSCLKYDELRTGASELEQPYDAFFAECKMAVTTHMGLRGFDYEICLEDAEKPAFKVYKCEGYETLYLDVPLRKVSNCYQLLDAAIEAGQQKPQAAPATESDAQNTTSLAEYEKYVRDSKLKEEELLKKFLLLLNSKKAHIRELESQLEDRSRKGSSEKNNRRISSDEEDEVYGAATQAMNIDDGDDDSD, encoded by the coding sequence atgtCCACCTTCGTGGTTAAACTACTTCAACGCTGTCCGCTCTCACATAGTCAAATAGACGTAAAgccttttatttatgtgcGTAGCAAATGGATGGACGACGACGTGGAGTTCGACTTCCTATCCACCTCTGACAATCAAAACTACCGGTCATGTCTTAAATACGATGAGTTGCGGACTGGAGCCAGCGAATTGGAGCAGCCCTATGATGCCTTCTTTGCAGAGTGCAAAATGGCAGTAACCACGCACATGGGACTCCGAGGATTCGATTATGAAATATGCCTGGAGGATGCCGAGAAACCAGCCTTCAAAGTGTACAAATGCGAGGGATACGAGACGCTCTATTTGGATGTTCCGCTGAGAAAAGTGTCCAACTGCTACCAGCTGCTGGATGCAGCCATCGAAGCTGGTCAGCAGAAGCCTCAAGCCGCTCCAGCCACTGAATCCGACGCCCAGAACACCACATCCCTGGCTGAATACGAAAAGTATGTGAGAGACAGCAAGCTGAAGGAGGAGGAACTTCTCAAGAAGTTCCTGCTGCTTTTGAACAGCAAGAAGGCCCACATCAGGGAATTGGAGAGTCAGTTGGAAGATCGTTCCAGGAAGGGCTCAAGCGAAAAGAACAATCGAAGGATTTCTTCTGATGAAGAGGACGAAGTCTACGGAGCAGCCACTCAAGCCATGAATATagatgatggtgatgatgacTCGGATTAA
- the LOC6532563 gene encoding TOM1-like protein 2 isoform X1 — MASFFNVGALGNVFSTPVGQRIEAATDANLASENWAANMEICDMINESSDTARDAMRAIRKRLSQNAGKNNQVVMYTLTVLETCVKNCGKAFHVLVAQKDFINELVKLIGPKNDPPAAMQEKVLSLIQIWADAFKNQPDLNGVTQMYMELKNKGIEFPANDLDAMAPIYTPQRSVPEMPPQMVAAQQHTISPQHMAAAAAAAAAAAAPPSTGPLHLTPEQAAKLRSELEIVSNNMSILSEMLSVLKPGQESPDDYALLNELTSTCKEMQSRIVDLIGRVQDDELTAEFLRINDELNNVFLRHQRYEKTRSQGQGAGVTSPSAVLGAAMGLPGVGTAAAGATTVATLPPPPTTTAVSNTPQSDQLLIDLIESSEEAQLPQSLGGLSLGAGAPIGVQRAARPADEFDMLAQSRTDGNHKSDLLRDIPSVDAAAGSVTATASPYKPPNQPQQAQRSAGDPPVVSKSTKENEIDEMEAWLGSSHIEGIEELTSSEFDKFLEERAAAAENLPTISASNSAASATTGSAGADSLRKTPKKPGAEEDLLAL, encoded by the exons ATGGCTTCATTTTTCAACGTTGGCGCCTTGGGAAATGTTTTCTCCACTCCAGTTGGCCAGCGCATAG AGGCCGCCACCGATGCCAACCTGGCGTCGGAGAACTGGGCCGCCAACATGGAGATCTGCGACATGATCAACGAATCCTCGGACACCGCCCGCGATGCCATGCGCGCCATTCGCAAGCGCCTCTCCCAGAATGCCGGAAAGAACAACCAGGTGGTGATGTACACGCTGACCGTCCTGGAGACGTGCGTGAAGAACTGCGGCAAGGCCTTCCATGTCCTGGTGGCCCAAAAGGACTTCATCAACGAGCTGGTCAAGCTAATTGGGCCCAAGAACGATCCGCCAGCTGCCATGCAGGAGAAGGTTCTCAGTCTGATACAGATCTGGGCGGATGCGTTCAAGAACCAACCGGATCTCAATGGTGTCACTCAGATGTACATGGAACTGAAAAACAAGGGCATTGAGTTTCCAGCCAATGACTTGGATGCCATGGCACCTATTTACACACCTCAGAGG AGCGTTCCCGAGATGCCTCCTCAGATGGTGGCCGCTCAGCAGCACACAATCTCGCCTCAACACatggctgccgctgccgccgccgctgctgcagcagcagctccacccAGCACAGGTCCTTTGCATTTGACTCCCGAGCAAGCGGCAAAGCTGCGTTCCGAACTGGAGATCGTTAGCAACAATATGTCCATTCTGAGTGAGATGCTCAGTGTTCTGAAGCCCGGCCAAGAGTCGCCCGATGACTATGCCCTGCTCAACGAGCTCACCTCTACCTGCAAGGAGATGCAGTCTCGCATTGTGGATCTAATTGGACGTGTCCAGGACGACGAGCTCACCGCGGAGTTCCTGCGCATCAATGACGAGCTGAACAATGTGTTTTTGCGCCATCAGCGTTATGAGAAAACTCGCTCGCAAGGCCAGGGAGCTGGTGTTACTTCGCCGTCGGCGGTGCTGGGCGCAGCCATGGGCCTGCCCGGTGTGGGtacagctgcagcaggagccaCCACGGTGGCCACGCTACCACCGCCGCCCACAACTACCGCCGTGAGCAATACGCCGCAAAGTGACCAACTGCTAATCGATCTAATTGAAAGCAGCGAGGAAGCCCAACTGCCACAGAGCTTGGGAGGACTCAGCCTGGGCGCGGGAGCACCCATTGGGGTGCAGAGGGCGGCACGACCTGCCGATGAATTCGATATGCTGGCACAGTCGCGCACCGATGGCAACCA TAAATCGGACTTGCTAAGGGACATTCCCTCTGTGGACGCTGCTGCTGGGAGTGTGACTGCCACCGCCTCGCCTTATAAACCGCCGAATCAACCGCAGCAGGCACAGCGCTCAGCCGGCGATCCGCCGGTGGTAAGTAAA TCGACGAAAGAGAATGAGATCGACGAGATGGAAGCGTGGTTGGGCAGCTCA CACATCGAGGGAATCGAGGAACTGACCAGCTCCGAGTTTGACAAATTCCTAGAGGAGCgagccgccgccgccgaaaATCTTCCAACGATCAGTGCATCGAACTCCGCCGCCAGTGCCACGACAGGATCGGCAGGAGCCGACAGCTTACGAAAGACACCAAAGAAACCGGGCGCCGAGGAGGATCTGCTCGCGCTCTGA
- the LOC6532563 gene encoding TOM1-like protein 2 isoform X2: MASFFNVGALGNVFSTPVGQRIEAATDANLASENWAANMEICDMINESSDTARDAMRAIRKRLSQNAGKNNQVVMYTLTVLETCVKNCGKAFHVLVAQKDFINELVKLIGPKNDPPAAMQEKVLSLIQIWADAFKNQPDLNGVTQMYMELKNKGIEFPANDLDAMAPIYTPQRSVPEMPPQMVAAQQHTISPQHMAAAAAAAAAAAAPPSTGPLHLTPEQAAKLRSELEIVSNNMSILSEMLSVLKPGQESPDDYALLNELTSTCKEMQSRIVDLIGRVQDDELTAEFLRINDELNNVFLRHQRYEKTRSQGQGAGVTSPSAVLGAAMGLPGVGTAAAGATTVATLPPPPTTTAVSNTPQSDQLLIDLIESSEEAQLPQSLGGLSLGAGAPIGVQRAARPADEFDMLAQSRTDGNHKSDLLRDIPSVDAAAGSVTATASPYKPPNQPQQAQRSAGDPPVSTKENEIDEMEAWLGSSHIEGIEELTSSEFDKFLEERAAAAENLPTISASNSAASATTGSAGADSLRKTPKKPGAEEDLLAL; this comes from the exons ATGGCTTCATTTTTCAACGTTGGCGCCTTGGGAAATGTTTTCTCCACTCCAGTTGGCCAGCGCATAG AGGCCGCCACCGATGCCAACCTGGCGTCGGAGAACTGGGCCGCCAACATGGAGATCTGCGACATGATCAACGAATCCTCGGACACCGCCCGCGATGCCATGCGCGCCATTCGCAAGCGCCTCTCCCAGAATGCCGGAAAGAACAACCAGGTGGTGATGTACACGCTGACCGTCCTGGAGACGTGCGTGAAGAACTGCGGCAAGGCCTTCCATGTCCTGGTGGCCCAAAAGGACTTCATCAACGAGCTGGTCAAGCTAATTGGGCCCAAGAACGATCCGCCAGCTGCCATGCAGGAGAAGGTTCTCAGTCTGATACAGATCTGGGCGGATGCGTTCAAGAACCAACCGGATCTCAATGGTGTCACTCAGATGTACATGGAACTGAAAAACAAGGGCATTGAGTTTCCAGCCAATGACTTGGATGCCATGGCACCTATTTACACACCTCAGAGG AGCGTTCCCGAGATGCCTCCTCAGATGGTGGCCGCTCAGCAGCACACAATCTCGCCTCAACACatggctgccgctgccgccgccgctgctgcagcagcagctccacccAGCACAGGTCCTTTGCATTTGACTCCCGAGCAAGCGGCAAAGCTGCGTTCCGAACTGGAGATCGTTAGCAACAATATGTCCATTCTGAGTGAGATGCTCAGTGTTCTGAAGCCCGGCCAAGAGTCGCCCGATGACTATGCCCTGCTCAACGAGCTCACCTCTACCTGCAAGGAGATGCAGTCTCGCATTGTGGATCTAATTGGACGTGTCCAGGACGACGAGCTCACCGCGGAGTTCCTGCGCATCAATGACGAGCTGAACAATGTGTTTTTGCGCCATCAGCGTTATGAGAAAACTCGCTCGCAAGGCCAGGGAGCTGGTGTTACTTCGCCGTCGGCGGTGCTGGGCGCAGCCATGGGCCTGCCCGGTGTGGGtacagctgcagcaggagccaCCACGGTGGCCACGCTACCACCGCCGCCCACAACTACCGCCGTGAGCAATACGCCGCAAAGTGACCAACTGCTAATCGATCTAATTGAAAGCAGCGAGGAAGCCCAACTGCCACAGAGCTTGGGAGGACTCAGCCTGGGCGCGGGAGCACCCATTGGGGTGCAGAGGGCGGCACGACCTGCCGATGAATTCGATATGCTGGCACAGTCGCGCACCGATGGCAACCA TAAATCGGACTTGCTAAGGGACATTCCCTCTGTGGACGCTGCTGCTGGGAGTGTGACTGCCACCGCCTCGCCTTATAAACCGCCGAATCAACCGCAGCAGGCACAGCGCTCAGCCGGCGATCCGCCGGTG TCGACGAAAGAGAATGAGATCGACGAGATGGAAGCGTGGTTGGGCAGCTCA CACATCGAGGGAATCGAGGAACTGACCAGCTCCGAGTTTGACAAATTCCTAGAGGAGCgagccgccgccgccgaaaATCTTCCAACGATCAGTGCATCGAACTCCGCCGCCAGTGCCACGACAGGATCGGCAGGAGCCGACAGCTTACGAAAGACACCAAAGAAACCGGGCGCCGAGGAGGATCTGCTCGCGCTCTGA
- the LOC6532563 gene encoding TOM1-like protein 2 isoform X3, translated as MASFFNVGALGNVFSTPVGQRIEAATDANLASENWAANMEICDMINESSDTARDAMRAIRKRLSQNAGKNNQVVMYTLTVLETCVKNCGKAFHVLVAQKDFINELVKLIGPKNDPPAAMQEKVLSLIQIWADAFKNQPDLNGVTQMYMELKNKGIEFPANDLDAMAPIYTPQRSVPEMPPQMVAAQQHTISPQHMAAAAAAAAAAAAPPSTGPLHLTPEQAAKLRSELEIVSNNMSILSEMLSVLKPGQESPDDYALLNELTSTCKEMQSRIVDLIGRVQDDELTAEFLRINDELNNVFLRHQRYEKTRSQGQGAGVTSPSAVLGAAMGLPGVGTAAAGATTVATLPPPPTTTAVSNTPQSDQLLIDLIESSEEAQLPQSLGGLSLGAGAPIGVQRAARPADEFDMLAQSRTDGNHKSDLLRDIPSVDAAAGSVTATASPYKPPNQPQQAQRSAGDPPVVSKHIEGIEELTSSEFDKFLEERAAAAENLPTISASNSAASATTGSAGADSLRKTPKKPGAEEDLLAL; from the exons ATGGCTTCATTTTTCAACGTTGGCGCCTTGGGAAATGTTTTCTCCACTCCAGTTGGCCAGCGCATAG AGGCCGCCACCGATGCCAACCTGGCGTCGGAGAACTGGGCCGCCAACATGGAGATCTGCGACATGATCAACGAATCCTCGGACACCGCCCGCGATGCCATGCGCGCCATTCGCAAGCGCCTCTCCCAGAATGCCGGAAAGAACAACCAGGTGGTGATGTACACGCTGACCGTCCTGGAGACGTGCGTGAAGAACTGCGGCAAGGCCTTCCATGTCCTGGTGGCCCAAAAGGACTTCATCAACGAGCTGGTCAAGCTAATTGGGCCCAAGAACGATCCGCCAGCTGCCATGCAGGAGAAGGTTCTCAGTCTGATACAGATCTGGGCGGATGCGTTCAAGAACCAACCGGATCTCAATGGTGTCACTCAGATGTACATGGAACTGAAAAACAAGGGCATTGAGTTTCCAGCCAATGACTTGGATGCCATGGCACCTATTTACACACCTCAGAGG AGCGTTCCCGAGATGCCTCCTCAGATGGTGGCCGCTCAGCAGCACACAATCTCGCCTCAACACatggctgccgctgccgccgccgctgctgcagcagcagctccacccAGCACAGGTCCTTTGCATTTGACTCCCGAGCAAGCGGCAAAGCTGCGTTCCGAACTGGAGATCGTTAGCAACAATATGTCCATTCTGAGTGAGATGCTCAGTGTTCTGAAGCCCGGCCAAGAGTCGCCCGATGACTATGCCCTGCTCAACGAGCTCACCTCTACCTGCAAGGAGATGCAGTCTCGCATTGTGGATCTAATTGGACGTGTCCAGGACGACGAGCTCACCGCGGAGTTCCTGCGCATCAATGACGAGCTGAACAATGTGTTTTTGCGCCATCAGCGTTATGAGAAAACTCGCTCGCAAGGCCAGGGAGCTGGTGTTACTTCGCCGTCGGCGGTGCTGGGCGCAGCCATGGGCCTGCCCGGTGTGGGtacagctgcagcaggagccaCCACGGTGGCCACGCTACCACCGCCGCCCACAACTACCGCCGTGAGCAATACGCCGCAAAGTGACCAACTGCTAATCGATCTAATTGAAAGCAGCGAGGAAGCCCAACTGCCACAGAGCTTGGGAGGACTCAGCCTGGGCGCGGGAGCACCCATTGGGGTGCAGAGGGCGGCACGACCTGCCGATGAATTCGATATGCTGGCACAGTCGCGCACCGATGGCAACCA TAAATCGGACTTGCTAAGGGACATTCCCTCTGTGGACGCTGCTGCTGGGAGTGTGACTGCCACCGCCTCGCCTTATAAACCGCCGAATCAACCGCAGCAGGCACAGCGCTCAGCCGGCGATCCGCCGGTGGTAAGTAAA CACATCGAGGGAATCGAGGAACTGACCAGCTCCGAGTTTGACAAATTCCTAGAGGAGCgagccgccgccgccgaaaATCTTCCAACGATCAGTGCATCGAACTCCGCCGCCAGTGCCACGACAGGATCGGCAGGAGCCGACAGCTTACGAAAGACACCAAAGAAACCGGGCGCCGAGGAGGATCTGCTCGCGCTCTGA
- the LOC6532565 gene encoding trafficking protein particle complex subunit 3: MSRQATRLDAKKVNSEFLTLTYGALVTQMLRDFENAEDVNKQLERIGYNMGMRLIEDFLARTSAPRCLEMRETADRIQQAFRIYLNIQPTISNWSPASDEFSLVFDSNPLTEFVELPPDLTNLRYSAILSGCIRGALEMVQLEVQCWFVQDQLKGDNVTELRVKFVRRLEEVIPAGED; encoded by the exons ATGTCGCGACAAGCCACCCGTTTGGACGCTAAGAAAGTG aaCTCGGAGTTCCTGACACTCACCTACGGAGCACTCGTCACCCAGATGCTGCGCGACTTCGAGAACGCCGAGGACGTGAACAAGCAGCTGGAGCGGATCGGCTACAACATGGGCATGCGTCTGATCGAGGACTTTCTGGCCAGGACATCGGCGCCCCGCTGCCTGGAGATGCGCGAGACGGCCGATCGCATCCAGCAGGCGTTCCGCATCTACCTGAACATCCAGCCCACCATCTCGAACTGGTCGCCGGCCTCCGATGAGTTCTCCCTGGTGTTCGACAGCAATCCGCTGACGGAGTTCGTCGAGCTGCCGCCGGACCTGACCAATCTGCGCTACAGTGCCATACTCAGCGGCTGCATCCGTGGCGCCCTGGAGATGGTGCAGCTGGAGGTGCAGTGCTGGTTCGTGCAG GATCAACTGAAGGGCGACAATGTGACGGAACTGCGCGTTAAGTTCGTGCGGCGTCTAGAGGAGGTCATACCAGCTGGCGAGGATTAG
- the LOC6532564 gene encoding nuclear transcription factor Y subunit alpha, whose product MENHFSATSRPSATPRMCTTASAVGAATAAASNNNSNSSSSNNNNATTGNNLNVNTAAGGSTNAAATAQPIQVIPMPMLPTGAAQIIIGQQPQGQAAATGLQPQLIPLQANQIMLQAAQQQPQMQVMQLPDGQTIFYQTPTIAALDPNAAANAAAAMAAQPTPHYLNINGQLVQINPAPSANQAAPTAGQQIIMVPQTAMAAVNAAAANAGVGTGVGTVVAQQQQQQHQQQVQSQTQNQQQQQQQTAAAVAASAAANNISADVSTSTTGTNTNSEDESSKGEADEEPLYVNAKQYKRILIRRQARAKLESRIPKERCKYLHESRHRHAMNRARGEGGRFHSAQEKGDHDSSGPEGSSLPMTPSGGVTLSRGTARAPPKLIAPHQTPSITITAIKSE is encoded by the coding sequence ATGGAAAACCATTTCAGCGCCACCAGCCGCCCCTCAGCCACGCCCAGAATGTgcaccaccgcctccgccgtcggtgccgccaccgccgccgcctccaacaacaacagcaatagcagcagctctaacaacaacaatgcaacAACCGGCAACAATTTGAACGTAAACACTGCAGCCGGAGGATCCACAAATGCCGCCGCAACGGCCCAACCCATCCAAGTGATACCCATGCCCATGCTGCCCACCGGAGCGGCCCAAATCATAATTGGGCAGCAGCCACAGGGTCAGGCGGCGGCGACGGGCCTGCAGCCTCAATTGATACCGCTGCAGGCCAACCAGATAATGCTGCAGGctgcgcagcagcagccacagatGCAGGTGATGCAGCTGCCCGATGGCCAGACCATATTCTATCAGACGCCCACCATTGCCGCCTTGGATCCGAATGCAGCGGCCAACGCTGCAGCCGCCATGGCTGCCCAGCCGACGCCCCACTACCTCAACATTAACGGGCAGCTGGTGCAAATCAATCCGGCACCCAGCGCCAATCAGGCGGCACCCACAGCTGGGCAACAGATCATCATGGTGCCGCAGACAGCGATGGCAGCGGTGAATGCAGCGGCCGCCAATGCCGGAGTAGGCACCGGAGTGGGCACAGTGGTtgcccaacagcagcagcaacagcatcagcagcaagtGCAATCCCAGACtcaaaaccagcagcagcagcaacagcagacggcggcggcggtggcagctAGTGCTGCAGCCAATAATATAAGCGCCGATGTTAGCACAAGTACCACTGGCACGAATACGAACAGCGAGGACGAGAGCTCCAAGGGCGAGGCGGATGAGGAGCCGCTCTATGTGAATGCCAAGCAGTACAAACGTATCCTCATTCGGCGGCAGGCCAGAGCCAAGCTGGAGTCGCGCATACCCAAGGAGCGCTGCAAGTATCTGCACGAATCTCGCCATCGCCACGCCATGAATCGAGCACGTGGCGAGGGTGGTCGCTTCCATTCGGCGCAGGAGAAGGGCGATCATGACTCGTCCGGGCCGGAAGGCAGCAGCTTGCCCATGACGCCCAGTGGCGGCGTCACCCTCAGCCGAGGCACGGCCCGCGCTCCACCGAAACTGATCGCGCCACACCAAACGCCAAGCATTACCATAACGGCGATCAAATCGGAATAG